From a region of the Thermoflexus hugenholtzii JAD2 genome:
- a CDS encoding ArnT family glycosyltransferase, which translates to MSVATMTGLPSRLLRTIAHGLWAAVLLAYLAYALIFGIYAAALFRFPFDYDQGEGFELLDAIYFSRGQWPYRDIESYPFYASNYPPLFHLLAVPLVWIFGPRLIAGRLLSTAATLALAAAVGLAVRRWTGRWALAGWAGGMVLASNYVYHIGPLSRSHMMMVLFETLAVLALARADGFPDRRALIWGSLALMAAGWTKQHALITVLAVLAYLFLRDPRRAMGWALGFAGANLVLFFLVNWATQGYWWLHIIEANINEYDYRQAFFLYGQWFRLHAVVLILALSLVLYELYFDRLSLFSVWAVFAAAGGALAGKWGAGESYFITAVVAGILAAARFLSRLEGWTGRAVTDLAVPLALLLQAALVFHLPTDHPLTRPVARLLGLEGVRYVDRVGYTQLGHLPTAEDLHNGWKVVAYVRSAPGPALTEEASWALWADKEPVTNPTQLLNLYKNGQLNPEPLIRMIREQQFGVVVLRAQFYPQPVLDAIGQAYRPIDDVPVNGFLYRILAPRERSAAP; encoded by the coding sequence ATGAGCGTAGCGACGATGACCGGTCTGCCGTCGCGTCTTCTTCGAACCATCGCCCACGGGCTGTGGGCCGCGGTCCTGCTCGCCTACCTGGCCTATGCGCTGATCTTCGGGATCTACGCCGCAGCCCTCTTCCGCTTCCCCTTCGATTACGATCAGGGGGAGGGTTTCGAGCTCTTAGACGCTATCTACTTCTCCCGAGGGCAGTGGCCCTACCGCGACATCGAATCTTACCCCTTCTACGCCTCCAACTACCCGCCGCTTTTCCATTTGCTGGCCGTTCCGCTGGTGTGGATTTTCGGGCCGCGGCTGATCGCCGGGCGGCTGCTCTCGACGGCGGCGACCCTGGCCCTGGCGGCGGCGGTGGGCCTGGCGGTCCGGCGGTGGACCGGGCGCTGGGCCCTCGCGGGATGGGCGGGAGGGATGGTGCTGGCCTCGAATTACGTCTATCACATCGGTCCGCTCTCCCGCAGCCACATGATGATGGTGCTGTTCGAGACCCTGGCGGTGCTGGCCCTGGCCCGGGCGGACGGCTTCCCGGACCGCCGGGCGTTGATCTGGGGTTCCCTGGCGCTCATGGCGGCGGGATGGACCAAACAGCACGCGCTGATCACCGTGCTGGCAGTCCTGGCCTATCTCTTCCTGCGGGATCCGCGTCGGGCGATGGGATGGGCCCTGGGGTTCGCGGGGGCCAATCTGGTCCTCTTCTTCCTGGTCAATTGGGCGACGCAGGGCTACTGGTGGTTGCACATCATCGAGGCCAACATCAACGAGTATGACTACCGCCAGGCCTTCTTCCTCTATGGTCAGTGGTTCCGGCTCCACGCGGTGGTCCTGATCCTGGCGCTGTCGCTGGTCCTCTATGAGCTCTACTTCGACCGGCTCTCGCTGTTCAGCGTCTGGGCGGTCTTTGCCGCAGCCGGCGGGGCCCTGGCGGGCAAATGGGGGGCAGGGGAATCGTATTTCATCACCGCGGTGGTGGCGGGCATCCTGGCCGCAGCCCGTTTCTTGAGCCGTCTGGAGGGATGGACGGGGCGGGCTGTGACCGACCTGGCCGTCCCCCTCGCGCTGCTCCTCCAGGCGGCCCTGGTCTTCCATCTGCCGACGGATCACCCGCTGACGCGGCCGGTCGCCCGGCTGCTGGGCCTGGAGGGGGTCCGCTATGTGGATCGCGTGGGCTACACCCAGCTGGGGCATCTGCCCACGGCGGAGGATCTCCACAATGGCTGGAAAGTAGTGGCCTATGTGCGGAGCGCGCCGGGTCCCGCCCTCACCGAGGAGGCCTCGTGGGCGCTGTGGGCGGATAAAGAGCCGGTCACAAACCCCACCCAGTTGCTGAACCTTTACAAGAACGGCCAGCTCAACCCGGAGCCGCTGATCCGGATGATCCGGGAGCAGCAGTTCGGGGTGGTGGTGTTGCGGGCCCAGTTCTATCCCCAGCCGGTGTTGGACGCTATCGGCCAGGCCTATCGGCCCATCGACGACGTGCCGGTGAACGGCTTCCTCTACCGGATTTTGGCCCCCCGGGAGCGGAGCGCAGCTCCCTGA
- a CDS encoding hydrogenase maturation protease → MAILVLGLGNDLLGDDRIGLLAARALRDLLQGQKGVEIVESAGSGLALLDLMAGYERAIVIDAIQTGQVPPGTILEWTVREPLPVRAPSPHATGLPELLAVARALRIPFPEEIRIYAVEVADASTFGGELTPAVRQALPELVRRIRSQLQAWQAAPEGTQGAALRSRGAKIR, encoded by the coding sequence ATGGCCATCCTGGTCCTGGGCCTGGGGAACGATCTCCTCGGCGATGACCGGATTGGGTTGCTCGCCGCCCGGGCCCTGCGAGACCTCCTGCAGGGCCAGAAAGGGGTTGAAATCGTGGAGAGCGCCGGCTCCGGCCTGGCCCTGCTGGATCTCATGGCCGGCTACGAGCGGGCCATCGTGATCGACGCGATCCAGACCGGACAGGTTCCCCCAGGGACGATCCTGGAATGGACGGTGAGGGAACCTCTCCCGGTCCGGGCTCCCTCCCCCCACGCCACAGGCCTCCCGGAGCTTTTGGCTGTTGCCCGGGCGCTTCGGATCCCCTTCCCCGAGGAGATCCGAATCTACGCGGTGGAAGTCGCGGACGCCTCCACCTTTGGGGGGGAGCTCACCCCGGCGGTCCGACAGGCTCTGCCTGAGCTGGTGCGCCGGATCCGAAGTCAGCTCCAGGCCTGGCAAGCCGCTCCGGAGGGGACTCAGGGAGCTGCGCTCCGCTCCCGGGGGGCCAAAATCCGGTAG
- a CDS encoding Ni/Fe hydrogenase subunit alpha, with product MSRREIVVDPITRLEGHGKIHIFLNEKGDVERAYFQVPELRGFEKFVVGRPAEEMPQITSRICGVCPTAHHMAATKALDDLYQVEPPPAAKKIRELIYCTFMVEDHALHFYFLGGPDFVVGPTAPRAERNILGVLARVGLEIGREVIGLRKQLRELITRVGGKVIHPVFGLPGGIAKALTPEDREAFLAGADRAVEFALFSLKLFEDIVLRNPQYVEWIRSEAYTHRTYYMGLVDERNRVNFYDGWLRVVDPHGREFLKFPARDYLRHIAEHVEPWSYIKFCYLRDVGWKGFTDGPESGIYSVAPLARLNAAEGMATPRAQEAYEQFYATLGGKPVHHTLANHWARLIELLYAAERMQELARDPEILDPHVRNLPAAIPREGIGVVEAPRGTLIHHYETDERGIITRANLIVATQNNAARIAMSVDKAARSVIRGGVVDDGLLNLVEMAFRAYDPCHGCATHALPGQMPLLIRIYNPRGELVRELRRD from the coding sequence ATGAGCCGTCGTGAGATCGTGGTCGACCCGATCACCCGCCTGGAAGGGCACGGCAAGATCCACATCTTCCTGAACGAAAAAGGGGATGTGGAACGGGCTTACTTCCAGGTCCCGGAGCTGCGGGGCTTTGAGAAGTTCGTGGTCGGCCGTCCCGCCGAGGAGATGCCCCAGATCACCTCCCGGATCTGCGGGGTCTGCCCCACCGCCCATCACATGGCAGCCACCAAAGCCCTGGATGACCTGTATCAGGTGGAGCCCCCGCCGGCGGCGAAGAAGATCCGCGAGCTGATCTACTGCACCTTCATGGTCGAAGACCATGCTCTGCACTTCTACTTCCTGGGCGGGCCCGATTTCGTCGTCGGCCCGACAGCGCCCCGCGCCGAACGGAACATCCTGGGGGTCCTGGCCCGCGTCGGCCTGGAGATCGGGCGGGAGGTGATCGGGCTGCGCAAACAGCTGCGCGAGCTCATCACCCGGGTGGGCGGCAAGGTCATCCATCCGGTCTTCGGGCTCCCCGGCGGCATCGCCAAAGCCCTCACCCCGGAGGACCGGGAGGCCTTCCTGGCCGGAGCCGATCGGGCCGTCGAGTTCGCCCTCTTCAGCCTGAAGCTGTTTGAGGACATCGTCCTCAGGAACCCGCAGTATGTGGAATGGATCCGCTCGGAGGCCTACACCCACCGCACCTATTACATGGGCCTGGTGGACGAGCGGAACCGGGTGAACTTCTATGACGGATGGCTCCGGGTAGTGGACCCCCATGGGCGGGAGTTCCTGAAGTTCCCGGCCCGCGACTACCTCCGGCATATCGCCGAGCATGTGGAGCCGTGGAGCTACATCAAGTTCTGTTACCTCCGGGATGTTGGATGGAAAGGCTTCACCGATGGGCCGGAAAGCGGGATTTACAGCGTGGCCCCGCTGGCGCGTCTGAACGCCGCGGAGGGCATGGCCACCCCGCGGGCTCAGGAGGCATATGAGCAGTTCTACGCCACCCTGGGCGGCAAGCCGGTCCACCACACCCTGGCCAACCACTGGGCTCGCCTCATCGAGCTGCTCTACGCCGCCGAGCGGATGCAGGAGCTGGCGCGCGATCCCGAGATCCTGGACCCGCACGTGCGGAACCTGCCTGCGGCCATCCCCCGCGAAGGGATCGGGGTAGTGGAAGCGCCCCGCGGCACGCTGATCCACCATTACGAGACCGACGAGCGGGGGATCATCACCCGGGCCAATCTCATCGTCGCCACCCAGAACAACGCCGCCCGCATCGCCATGTCCGTGGACAAGGCCGCCCGCTCCGTGATCCGAGGAGGGGTGGTCGACGACGGCCTCCTGAACCTGGTGGAGATGGCCTTCCGGGCCTACGACCCGTGCCACGGCTGCGCCACCCACGCCCTCCCCGGCCAGATGCCTCTCCTGATTCGGATCTATAACCCGCGCGGAGAGCTCGTCCGCGAGCTCCGCCGGGATTGA
- a CDS encoding NADH-quinone oxidoreductase subunit B family protein, which yields MSKPKVAFYWCASCGGCEEAIVDLAEEILQVVEAVEIAFWPVALDFKREDVERLADGELAAAFINGAIRTSEQVEMAHLLRAKARLLIAFGSCSHMGGVPGLANLFDREEILRYVYEEAPTVHNPQRVRPETRIEVDEGLLTLPAFDEAVRTLDQTVEVDYYLPGCPPPVGLIRSALQALLEGQLPPRGSVLAPDVALCAECPRKPTKPERLALKDLKRPHQVLIDPQTCLLAQGIICLGPATRSGCGAACIQGNMPCTGCLGPTSRVLDGGAKALSALASLLDATEEAEIERILEGIPDPVGLFYRYSLPASLLHRRAGNGRRVQEGRTR from the coding sequence ATGAGCAAGCCGAAGGTGGCTTTCTACTGGTGCGCCTCCTGCGGGGGCTGCGAGGAGGCCATCGTCGACCTGGCTGAGGAGATCCTCCAGGTCGTGGAGGCGGTGGAGATCGCCTTCTGGCCGGTGGCCCTGGACTTCAAGCGGGAGGACGTGGAACGGCTGGCGGACGGGGAGCTGGCCGCCGCCTTCATCAACGGCGCCATCCGGACCTCAGAGCAGGTGGAAATGGCCCATCTTCTGCGCGCCAAGGCCCGCCTCCTCATCGCCTTCGGCAGCTGCTCCCATATGGGCGGCGTCCCCGGGCTGGCCAACCTCTTCGACCGGGAGGAGATCCTCCGTTACGTCTATGAAGAAGCGCCCACGGTCCACAACCCCCAGCGGGTGCGCCCGGAGACGCGCATCGAGGTGGACGAGGGCCTCCTCACCTTGCCCGCCTTCGACGAAGCCGTTCGCACCCTGGACCAGACCGTAGAGGTCGATTACTACCTGCCGGGCTGTCCGCCGCCGGTGGGGCTGATCCGAAGCGCCCTCCAAGCGCTTCTGGAGGGGCAGCTGCCGCCCAGGGGCTCCGTGCTGGCCCCGGACGTGGCCCTGTGTGCCGAGTGCCCTCGCAAGCCCACCAAGCCGGAGCGGCTGGCCCTGAAGGACCTCAAGCGCCCCCATCAGGTCCTCATCGACCCGCAAACCTGTCTGCTGGCCCAGGGAATCATCTGCCTGGGCCCGGCGACCCGCAGCGGCTGCGGGGCCGCCTGCATCCAGGGGAACATGCCCTGCACCGGCTGTCTGGGGCCTACCAGCCGCGTCCTGGACGGCGGCGCGAAGGCCCTCTCCGCCCTGGCCTCGCTGCTGGACGCCACCGAGGAGGCGGAGATCGAGCGCATCCTGGAAGGCATCCCTGACCCAGTTGGCCTGTTTTATCGCTACAGCCTCCCGGCCTCGCTGCTCCACCGGCGGGCCGGGAACGGCCGGCGCGTCCAGGAAGGGAGGACCCGATGA
- a CDS encoding hydrogenase iron-sulfur subunit has product MSERPAGNGDSFEPRIVAFFCNWCTYTAADLAGTARMTYAPNIRIIRLMCSGRMDPQFVLAAFRQGADGVLIGGCHPGDCHYQEGNYKALRRYLLLKRLLRDLGIEEERLRLVWISASEGDRVQKVANEFTETIRRLGPLRLAPRPGRIHLPAPAQPGPQPAVREGAQP; this is encoded by the coding sequence ATGTCTGAGCGACCGGCAGGGAACGGCGATTCCTTCGAGCCGCGCATCGTCGCTTTCTTCTGCAATTGGTGCACCTACACGGCGGCCGATCTGGCAGGGACCGCCCGCATGACCTATGCGCCCAACATCCGGATCATCCGTCTGATGTGCTCCGGGCGAATGGATCCTCAGTTCGTCCTGGCCGCCTTCCGACAGGGCGCCGACGGCGTCCTCATCGGCGGATGTCACCCGGGCGATTGCCATTACCAGGAGGGCAACTATAAAGCCCTGCGCCGTTACCTGTTGCTGAAACGCCTGCTGCGGGACCTGGGCATCGAAGAGGAGCGCCTGCGGCTGGTCTGGATCTCCGCCTCCGAAGGAGACCGCGTCCAGAAGGTGGCGAACGAGTTCACCGAGACCATCCGCCGGCTGGGGCCCCTGCGCTTGGCTCCGCGGCCCGGGCGGATCCACCTCCCGGCGCCCGCCCAGCCCGGGCCTCAGCCCGCCGTCCGGGAAGGAGCGCAGCCATGA
- a CDS encoding CoB--CoM heterodisulfide reductase iron-sulfur subunit A family protein: MGGHEVYPDGAPRIGVYVCHCGLNIAGKVDVHEVVAFARTLPFVVVAREYKFMCSDPGQELIREDIRELNLNRVVVASCSPLLHEATFRRVLEQAGQNPFFFQMVNIREHVSWVTEDPREATEKAKALVAAAVRRVIFHEPLQRRRVPVKDRVLVVGGGIAGIHAALTLADAGKHVYLVEREPTIGGHMALFDKTFPTLDCAACILTPKMSAVASHPNITLWTYSEVIGVEGFVGNFRVRVRRKPRYVIEELCVGCLQCIDACVYKDARFPDEFNLGLGKRKPIYIPFPQATPRVVLIDPETCIWFKTGKCKRTCLEACERKAIDFEQQERIEEIEVGAIILATGFKTFDPRRIPEYGYGKYPNVYTALEVERLVNAAGPTGGEVRLRDGRIPQRVGIIHCVGSRDERFNRYCSRVCCMYSLKLAHLIKERTGAEVYNFYIDMRTPGKGYEEFYDRLLQEGVHFIRGRVAEVTDWAVTPEEEGKLIIRVEDTLIGVVRRIPVDMVVLAVGLEPQPDADAVRRMFNISCSKEGFFLERHPKLAPVSTFTDGIFLAGACQGPKDIPDSVAQAGAAAAEAMALIDKGYVELEPNTAYIVEELCSGCKTCIGLCPYNAISFDEARGVAVINEALCKGCGTCVAACPSGAARQHLFEDAQILQEIEGVLAYV; this comes from the coding sequence ATGGGCGGGCATGAAGTCTATCCGGACGGGGCGCCTCGCATCGGCGTTTATGTATGCCATTGCGGCCTGAACATCGCCGGGAAGGTGGATGTTCACGAGGTGGTGGCGTTCGCGCGGACGCTGCCTTTTGTGGTCGTGGCCCGTGAATACAAGTTCATGTGCTCGGATCCCGGCCAGGAGCTGATCCGGGAGGACATCCGCGAGCTGAACCTGAACCGGGTGGTGGTGGCCTCCTGCTCTCCGCTCCTCCATGAGGCGACCTTCCGCCGTGTGCTGGAGCAGGCCGGCCAGAACCCCTTCTTCTTCCAGATGGTCAACATCCGCGAGCACGTCAGCTGGGTCACCGAGGATCCCCGCGAGGCGACGGAGAAGGCGAAGGCCCTGGTGGCGGCCGCCGTCCGGCGGGTGATCTTCCACGAGCCCCTGCAGCGCCGGCGGGTGCCGGTGAAGGATCGGGTCCTGGTGGTCGGCGGCGGCATCGCCGGGATCCACGCCGCCCTCACCCTGGCCGATGCCGGGAAGCACGTTTATCTGGTGGAGCGGGAGCCGACCATCGGCGGCCACATGGCCCTGTTCGACAAGACCTTCCCCACCCTCGACTGCGCTGCCTGCATCCTGACCCCCAAGATGTCCGCCGTGGCCTCCCATCCCAACATCACCCTCTGGACTTACTCCGAAGTCATCGGGGTCGAGGGATTCGTGGGCAACTTCCGGGTCCGGGTGCGGCGGAAACCCCGCTATGTGATCGAGGAGCTCTGCGTCGGCTGCCTGCAATGCATCGACGCCTGCGTCTATAAAGACGCCCGCTTCCCGGACGAGTTCAACCTGGGCCTGGGCAAACGCAAGCCCATCTACATCCCCTTCCCCCAGGCCACCCCGCGGGTGGTCCTGATCGACCCCGAGACATGCATCTGGTTTAAGACCGGCAAGTGCAAGCGGACGTGCCTGGAGGCCTGCGAACGGAAGGCCATCGATTTCGAACAGCAGGAACGGATCGAGGAGATCGAGGTGGGGGCCATCATCCTGGCCACCGGCTTCAAAACCTTCGATCCGCGCCGCATCCCCGAATACGGCTACGGGAAATACCCCAACGTCTACACCGCCCTGGAGGTGGAGCGCCTGGTCAACGCCGCCGGCCCGACGGGGGGGGAGGTGCGGCTGCGGGACGGGCGCATCCCCCAGCGGGTCGGGATCATCCATTGTGTGGGATCCCGGGACGAGCGGTTCAACCGCTACTGCTCCCGGGTCTGCTGCATGTATTCCCTCAAGCTGGCCCATCTCATCAAGGAGCGGACCGGCGCTGAGGTCTACAACTTCTACATCGACATGCGTACCCCTGGGAAGGGCTACGAGGAGTTCTACGATCGTCTCCTCCAAGAAGGGGTGCACTTCATCCGGGGGCGTGTGGCAGAGGTCACCGACTGGGCCGTCACCCCCGAGGAAGAGGGCAAGCTGATCATCCGAGTGGAGGACACCCTGATCGGGGTGGTGCGCCGGATCCCGGTGGACATGGTGGTCCTCGCCGTGGGCCTGGAGCCGCAGCCCGACGCCGATGCCGTGCGACGGATGTTCAACATCTCCTGCAGCAAGGAGGGCTTCTTCCTGGAACGCCATCCCAAGCTGGCCCCCGTCTCCACCTTCACGGACGGCATCTTCCTGGCCGGCGCGTGTCAGGGCCCTAAGGACATCCCGGACAGCGTGGCCCAGGCAGGGGCGGCGGCGGCGGAAGCCATGGCCCTGATCGATAAGGGCTACGTGGAGCTGGAGCCCAACACCGCTTACATCGTCGAAGAGCTGTGCTCCGGCTGCAAGACCTGCATCGGCCTCTGCCCCTACAACGCCATCTCCTTCGATGAGGCCCGAGGGGTGGCCGTCATCAACGAGGCCCTCTGCAAGGGGTGCGGCACCTGCGTCGCCGCATGCCCGTCCGGCGCAGCTCGTCAGCATCTGTTCGAAGATGCCCAGATCCTCCAGGAGATCGAAGGAGTGCTGGCCTATGTCTGA
- a CDS encoding CoB--CoM heterodisulfide reductase iron-sulfur subunit B family protein has protein sequence MAYLYFPGCSLKGTGRAYEESLRAVFEALGAPLIELEDWNCCGATTYMSIDERQAFALAARNLALAEAQNPSPADGVELIAPCSACYLVLLKTQQCLATEASLCQRISTALKEEGLCYRGRVRIRHPLDVLVHDVGLQELSRRVQHPLRGMRVACYYGCQIVRPYALFDDPHRPTTLDDLVRALGAEPVDWALRTHCCGGSLTGTLPEVGLRLNYLLLREAQRRGADCIITVCPLCQFNLEAYQDQIRRRYPDLNAMPVLYFTQLIGLAMGLPPQALGMQRLMVPLIQPVGAFAKGGVHGRA, from the coding sequence ATGGCCTATCTCTACTTCCCCGGGTGTTCGCTGAAAGGGACCGGCCGGGCTTACGAGGAATCCCTGCGGGCGGTGTTCGAAGCCCTGGGAGCTCCCCTCATTGAGCTCGAGGACTGGAACTGCTGTGGAGCCACCACGTATATGTCCATTGACGAGCGCCAGGCCTTCGCCCTGGCGGCTCGCAACCTCGCCCTGGCGGAAGCGCAGAATCCCTCCCCCGCCGACGGGGTGGAGCTCATCGCCCCGTGCAGCGCGTGCTACCTGGTCCTCCTGAAAACGCAGCAGTGTCTGGCCACGGAGGCCTCCCTCTGCCAGCGCATCTCCACCGCCTTGAAGGAAGAAGGGCTCTGCTACCGCGGCCGCGTCCGCATCCGCCACCCGCTGGACGTGCTGGTCCACGACGTCGGCCTGCAGGAGCTCTCCCGCCGCGTGCAGCATCCCCTTCGGGGAATGCGGGTGGCGTGCTACTACGGCTGTCAGATCGTGCGGCCTTACGCCCTCTTCGACGATCCCCATCGCCCCACCACCCTGGACGATCTGGTCCGCGCCCTGGGCGCAGAGCCGGTGGACTGGGCCCTTCGCACGCACTGTTGCGGGGGAAGCCTGACCGGGACCCTACCGGAGGTGGGTCTGCGCCTGAATTACCTGCTCCTCCGCGAGGCTCAGCGCCGGGGGGCTGACTGCATCATCACCGTCTGTCCGCTCTGCCAGTTCAACCTGGAGGCCTATCAGGATCAGATCCGGCGGCGCTATCCGGATCTGAACGCCATGCCGGTTCTCTACTTCACCCAGCTCATCGGGCTGGCGATGGGTCTCCCGCCGCAGGCCCTCGGGATGCAGCGCCTGATGGTCCCTTTGATCCAGCCCGTGGGGGCTTTCGCGAAGGGAGGAGTCCATGGGCGGGCATGA
- a CDS encoding 4Fe-4S dicluster domain-containing protein: MAALERRIRYEAELDPSFAREIIALSGSPSLMECIQCGTCSSACPLSLYMDYTPRRIIAMVREGFKQEVLRSLTIWLCASCYACTVECPKGIRITDVMYALKRYAIREGIHPRRFPTPLLARLFYETVRRNGRLTESWTVLKLYLQAYPLRILAMAPMGWKLLRRGRFPLRPERIRDRPGLQRVLRVAEEKEGSRWPISTSPGVR; this comes from the coding sequence ATGGCCGCCCTGGAGCGCCGCATCCGCTATGAGGCGGAACTGGACCCCTCGTTCGCCCGGGAGATCATCGCGCTGAGCGGCTCCCCTTCCTTGATGGAATGCATCCAGTGCGGGACCTGCAGCAGCGCCTGTCCCCTCAGCCTATATATGGACTACACCCCGCGCCGCATCATCGCTATGGTCCGCGAGGGGTTCAAACAGGAGGTCCTGCGCAGCCTGACGATCTGGCTGTGCGCCTCGTGCTATGCGTGCACGGTCGAGTGCCCGAAGGGGATCCGCATCACAGACGTCATGTATGCCCTCAAGCGCTACGCCATCCGGGAGGGAATCCATCCCCGGCGCTTCCCCACCCCCCTCCTGGCCCGCCTGTTCTACGAGACCGTCCGCCGCAACGGGCGCCTCACCGAGAGCTGGACGGTCCTGAAGCTCTACCTGCAGGCGTATCCCCTCCGCATCCTGGCGATGGCGCCGATGGGATGGAAGCTGCTGCGCCGGGGACGTTTCCCGCTCCGCCCGGAGCGCATCCGGGATCGCCCGGGGCTGCAGCGGGTGCTTCGGGTCGCCGAAGAAAAGGAGGGCTCGCGATGGCCTATCTCTACTTCCCCGGGTGTTCGCTGA
- a CDS encoding cellulase family glycosylhydrolase produces the protein MRDGRGWGTAIALALVGLGLLSLWRAGPALMDWAYTVTGEENPLARLRGVLHYLTNPLRPAPLLAPDVPVAHTEDPPFGINTFLEQEVEPEKRERTVRMIAEAGFRWIRQEFPWADIEIHGKGDFEDRRHLPHRSAWEKYDHIVALAERYGLRLIVRLTSPPAWSRRDGEARGAFAPPDNPEDFADFAEAVARRYRGRVFHYQIWNEPNIAPEWGSCPTCAVDPEAYTDLLCRAYRRLKAVDPRIVVIAGALAPTLSLNPYPPNGINDVVFLERMYRAGAGSCFDALSVQGYGLWSGPTDRRLRPYVININRALYIRDVMVRHGDAHKPIYIAEMGWNAVPDWVGDKRFGQVTEEQKARYLVEAFERIRREWPWVAVASVWFFKRASDRERDQSFYYFAIVEPDFTPLPAYQALKSYLHQPPRMDPGVHTAAHWALRWEGPWAEAGEGARRGAPGARVMWTFYGGRLRLEGTSEGDARLRVALDGGPPRAFRLPAGSWAVELPSGVGLHSAEVTVEAGTVVLARIRVGREGEAISPALSLGWLAGLMGGLLYRSARWRSQEHRDAPPDDRPPPP, from the coding sequence ATGCGTGACGGAAGGGGATGGGGGACAGCGATCGCGCTGGCCCTGGTCGGGCTGGGGCTTCTGAGCCTGTGGAGGGCCGGGCCGGCCCTGATGGATTGGGCTTACACGGTGACCGGGGAGGAGAACCCCCTCGCCCGCCTGCGGGGTGTCCTGCATTATCTCACCAACCCCTTGCGCCCGGCTCCCCTGCTGGCCCCCGACGTGCCGGTGGCCCACACGGAGGATCCCCCCTTCGGCATCAACACCTTCCTCGAGCAAGAGGTCGAGCCGGAGAAGCGGGAGCGGACGGTGCGCATGATCGCCGAGGCGGGCTTCCGCTGGATCCGACAGGAGTTCCCCTGGGCGGACATCGAGATCCACGGCAAGGGGGATTTCGAGGACCGCCGGCATCTCCCGCATCGCTCGGCCTGGGAGAAATACGACCACATCGTCGCGCTGGCAGAGCGCTACGGCCTGCGCCTGATCGTGCGGCTGACCAGCCCGCCGGCTTGGTCGCGCCGTGACGGGGAGGCCCGGGGCGCCTTCGCCCCACCGGACAATCCAGAGGATTTCGCCGATTTCGCCGAGGCGGTGGCCCGTCGCTATCGGGGACGGGTTTTCCACTATCAGATCTGGAATGAGCCCAACATCGCCCCGGAGTGGGGCTCCTGTCCGACCTGCGCCGTGGACCCCGAGGCGTATACGGACCTGTTGTGCCGGGCCTATCGCCGGCTGAAGGCCGTGGACCCCCGCATCGTGGTCATCGCCGGGGCCCTGGCCCCCACCCTCTCCCTCAACCCCTATCCGCCCAACGGGATCAACGACGTCGTCTTCCTGGAACGCATGTATCGGGCCGGGGCAGGATCCTGCTTCGATGCCCTCTCCGTCCAGGGCTACGGCCTGTGGTCCGGGCCCACGGACCGCCGCCTGCGACCCTACGTCATCAACATCAACCGGGCCCTTTACATCCGGGATGTCATGGTGCGCCATGGGGATGCGCACAAGCCCATCTACATTGCGGAGATGGGCTGGAACGCGGTGCCGGACTGGGTGGGGGACAAGCGCTTCGGCCAGGTGACCGAGGAACAGAAAGCCCGCTATCTGGTGGAGGCTTTCGAGCGCATCCGGCGGGAGTGGCCATGGGTGGCGGTGGCCAGCGTGTGGTTCTTCAAGCGGGCCTCGGATCGGGAGCGGGATCAATCGTTCTATTACTTCGCCATCGTGGAGCCGGACTTCACGCCGCTGCCGGCTTATCAAGCCCTCAAGTCCTATCTCCATCAGCCTCCCCGGATGGACCCCGGGGTCCACACGGCGGCCCACTGGGCGCTGCGTTGGGAGGGCCCGTGGGCGGAGGCGGGGGAGGGCGCCCGTCGGGGCGCTCCGGGAGCCCGGGTGATGTGGACCTTCTACGGCGGACGGCTGCGCCTGGAAGGGACCAGCGAGGGGGATGCGCGCCTTCGGGTGGCGCTCGACGGCGGGCCGCCTCGGGCGTTCCGTTTGCCGGCAGGAAGCTGGGCGGTGGAGCTTCCGAGCGGGGTGGGTCTGCATTCGGCAGAGGTCACCGTGGAAGCAGGGACCGTGGTTCTGGCACGCATCCGGGTGGGGCGGGAGGGGGAGGCGATCTCGCCGGCCCTCAGCCTGGGATGGCTGGCCGGGCTGATGGGAGGGCTCCTCTACCGAAGCGCCCGATGGCGTTCTCAGGAGCACAGGGACGCGCCTCCCGATGACCGGCCTCCGCCCCCGTGA